The following nucleotide sequence is from Mesorhizobium sp. J8.
CAAGGACGGCCGCTTGCACATCCTGGGTGAGATGGCGCATGCGATCTCCGGCGCCCGCGCCGAGCTCGGCGAGTTCGCGCCGCGCATCGAGGTCATGCACATCCCGACCGACAAGATCCGCGACGTCATCGGCTCCGGCGGCAAGGTGATCCGCGAGATCGTCGAGAAGACCGGCGCCAAGATCAACATCGAGGACGACGGCACCGTCAAGATCGCTTCGGCGAACGCCAAGGAGATCGAGGCGGCGAAGAAGTGGATCCACACCATCGTCGCCGAGCCGGAAGTCGGCGAGATCTACGAAGGCACCGTCGTCAAGACGGCCGACTTCGGCGCGTTCGTCAATTTCTTCGGCCCGCGCGACGGTCTCGTCCACATCTCGCAGCTCGCCAATGAGCGCGTCGCCAAGACCTCCGACGTCGTCAAGGAAGGCGACAAGGTTTGGGTCAAGCTGATGGGCTTCGACGAGCGCGGCAAGGTTCGCCTGTCGATGAAGGTCGTCGACCAGGCGACCGGCAAGGAAATCGTCCAGGAAAAGAAGAAGGCCGAAGGCGAGGAAGACGCCGCCTGATCGGCTTGATCGCATAATCCAAGACGGGCGCGCCGCAAGGTCGCGCCCGTTTTGTTTCAGGGCAATGCAAAGAGTTCTACGGAGCAGGTGAATGGCCCCCGAGCCGCTGAAGACGCTGTTCTATCCGTTCGAGGCCGAGGCGCTGCCTCTGCCCCGAAAGGATGCCCGCGTGCTTTTTCTCGGCGCCGAGCCTGGCTTCCGCTTGCCCGAAGGTTTCGCGGCGGCATTGCATTGCGCGCAAGGTTTTAGGCCGCATTTTCGCGCCTTGCAGGCGTCCGGTTATACGGTCACATCGCGGCCGGAGGGCGAGGACTACGACATCGCTCTCGTGCTCGCCGGCCGGCATCGCGGGCAAAATGAGTTAAGCATCGCCGAAGCGGTCGAGCGTACCGCTCCGGGCGCGCCTGTCGTCGTTGCCGGCGGCAAGGATGAGGGCGTCGACAGCCTGCGCAAGCGGATCAACGCGCTGTCGCCGCTCGAAGGCCATCTGCCGAAGCATCACGGCGTTGCTTTCTGGTTCCGGCGGACTGGCACGCAGGTAGCCGCGGCGCTGCGCGCCAGCAATCCCGACCTTGTTATCGAAGGCGGCTTCAGGACCGCGCCCGGCATGTTTTCCTTTGATCGGATCGATGCCGGTTCGAAACTGCTGGCCGCGAACCTGCCCGGCGATCTCAGAGGCAATGTCGCCGATTTCTGCGCCGGCTGGGGTTATCTGGCGGCGGAAGTCCTGGAGCGCTCGCAAGGCCTCACCGCGCTCGATCTCTACGAAGCGGATTTCGGGGCCCTGGAGGCGGCCAGGCTGAACGTCCATGGCGTCATCGAGCCGCGCTTCTTCTGGATCGATCTGCTCACCGAGGCGGTCGAACGGCGCTACGATGCGATCGTCATGAACCCGCCTTTCCACAGCGGCCGCGCCGCCGAGCCCGGAATCGGCGCCGGCATCATCCGCGCCGCGTCGAAGGCTCTGAAACCGGGCGGCCGCCTGTTCATGGTCGCCAACCGCCAGCTTCCTTACGAACAGGTGCTCTCGGCGGCCTTTGCCAGCCATGCCGAGATCGCCCGCGATAACATGTTCAAGGTGTTTTCGGCGCGTCGCTGAAATGCCTTGCGTGGGCGCTTCACTGCACGCTGACGATGCGGGCAGGCTCGCGCGCGCCGAAGGCGGGCCGCGCCTCGCCGAGCTCGACCTTGAGCGGCGCCGGTCGGCCGAACAGATAGCCCTGCACCACCTCGCAGCCGGCGGCCCGAAGCAGCGTCGCCTGGTTCTCGGTCTCCACGCCCTCGGCGATGATGCCGACGCCGAGCGCCCGTGACAGGCCGACAATGGTCGAAACGATCGCGCCGGAGCTGGAGTCGCTGTCGATGCGGCTGACGAAGGAACGGTCGATCTTGAGCTTGCCGAAGGAGAAGTCGATCAGGTAGCTCAAATTGGAATAGCCGGTGCCGAAATCGTCGACGGCAACGGAGATGCCCATCTCGGCAAGCTGCTCCAGGATCGCCGCGGCGCGGTCGCGATCCTGCATCATCGCCGTCTCGGTGACCTCGAGCTCCAGCCGCGACGGCTTGATGCCGGTCGATTCCATCACTTCCCGCACGATGCCAACGAAGTCCCTGGTCATGAACTGGACTGGAGAGATGTTGACGGCGACGAAGCATTCCTGCGGCAGGTACCTGGCGTCGCTGCAGGCCTTGCGCAGTACCCACTCGCCGATCGGATTGATCATGCCGGTTTCCTCGGCGATCGGAATGAACTCCACCGGCGGGATCATGCCGCGCTCCGGATGTTTCCAGCGGATCAGCGCCTCATAACCGACGACACGGCCGCTCGGCAGGTTAAACTGCGGCTGATAGTGGAGGCTGAAGTCGCCGCGGTCGAAGGCGGTCTTCAGCTCCGACTCGATCCACTGCCGGTAATCCGCGACGCGGCCCATATCGGCGTGGAAGACGGACCAGTTACCGACGCCGCTGGCGCGCGCGTTCTGCAGCGCCAGGTTCGAGCGGCGCAGGATGAGCACCGGGTCGACGCCGTCCTTCGGCATCGCTACGATGCCGACCGACAGGCTGACCGACTGCAGATGGCTCGGCAGCTGATAGGGCTCCATCATCTCGTTGATGAACCTTTCGATGAGCCGTTCGATCGACCCCCTGAGGTCGCGGTCGGGCAGCAACACGGCGAACTCGCCGGCGCCGATGCGGCCGATCGTTACATTCTTCGGCATATTCTCCTTCAGCCTTGTGGTGAAGGCGCGGATCAGTTCGTCACCCTGGCTGTAACCGATGGCGTCGTTGATCTGCTTGAAACGGTCGATATCGATGTCGATCAGGAACACCGGCTCGCCGGTTCGGATCGTCCCGGAGGCGGCCTCGGCTATCTTGCCGACCATGGCCTGGCGCGACAGAAGGCCGGTCAGCTTGTCGAAATGGGTTTCCTTGAAGACATAGGCTTCCGATTCATCGACGCCCGCGAAGAACGACAGCGCGGCGCCGCCGGCGGCCAAGGCGCAGAGCGCGGCGATGACGCCGGCCATCGTTTCGGCCGGCATGCCGGCCATGCCGTCGCCGAAGCCGAACCGCAGCCCCCATAGCCCAAGGATGAAACTGCCCATGCCGGAGCTGGCGATGGTGATGAGCCGGAACAGCGGAGTCCGTTTGGGATTGCTGACTGCAGGCATGCATGGTCCCTGGATTACGGGGCCTTATAGCGGATATCTCCTTAAAATGAGTTTCCGCGGAGGCATGCAATTTTACCGGAACGCTACTATGGCGGCCGCAAACTATTCGCGCCAGAAGCAATTCCAGGAAAGTGTGAGCGGTTTTCCATCCGGAATTGCGTAAAAACAAAGAGATAGTGCGTTTCGCCGTTTCCATGAAACGGTGAAATGCACTAGCCGTCGTTCTGCTTCAATTCCTCCAGTGCCGGCATCGAAACGATGTGATAGCCGGAATCCACATAGTGGATCTCGCCGGTGACGCCCGACGACAGGTCTGAGAGCAGGTAAAGCGCCGAGCCGCCGACTTCGTCGATGGTCACGGTGCGCCTGAGCGGCGAATTGCGCTGCTGGTAGGAGAACATGTGGCGGGCGTCGGACACGCCGGAGCCGGCCAGCGTCCGCACCGGCCCGGCCGAGATGGCATTCACCCTGATGCCGCGTGGGCCGTAGTCGTTGGCGAGGTAGCGCACGCTGGCCTCCAACCCGGCCTTGGCGACGCCCATGACATTGTAGTTCGGCATCACCCTGACCGAGCCGGCATAGGTCAGCGTGATCATCGAGCCGCCATTGCCCATCAGCGCGGCGGCATTGCGCGCAATCTCGGTGAAAGAGTAGCAGGAGATCACCATGGTGCGCACGAAATTGTCGCGGCTGGTGTCGGCGTAAAGGCCCTTCAGCTCGTTCTTGTCGGAAAAGCCGATGGCGTGAACCACGAAATCCAGCCCGCCCCAAGCCTTGCCGAGGGTTTCGAAGGTCGCGGTGACCGAGGCGCTGTCCTCGACGTCGCAGGGCACGATCAGCGAGGCTCCCACCTTCTCGGCCAACGGCTTGACCCGCCGCCCGAAGGCGTCGCCCTGGTAGGTGAAGGCGAGCTCCGCCCCGTGTTCCGACAGCTTCCTGGCGATGCCCCAGGCAATCGAATGATCGTTGGCGACACCCATGACAAGCCCGCGCTTGCCCTTCATCAACCCGTCCATAAAAGGCAATCCTTATAAAAACGCCGGCTTTATGCGGAATAGCGCTGGAAGATCAGCGTTGCGTTGGTGCCACCGAAACCGAAGGAATTGGACAGGACGGTGTCGATCTTGGCGTCGTCGATACGCTTGCGCACGATCGGCATGCCCTCGAATTCCGGATCGAGCTCCTCGATATGGGCGCTCTCGCCGATGAAGCCGCCCTGCATCATCAGGATCGAGTAGATCGATTCCTGCACGCCGGCCGCACCCAGCGAATGGCCGGTGAGCGACTTGGTCGAGGTGATATAGGGCATCTTGTCGCCGAACACCTCGCGAATGGCGCCCATTTCCTTGGAATCGCCGACCGGCGTCGAGGTGCCGTGGGTGTTGATGTAGTCGACCGGCGAGGTCACCGTGGACAGTGCCTGCCGCATGCAGCGCATAGCGCCTTCGCCCGAAGGAGCGACCATGTCGTAGCCGTCGGACGTCGCGCCATAGCCGACGATCTCGGCATAGATCTTGGCGCCGCGCGCCTTGGCGTGCTCCAACTCCTCCAGCACCAGCACGCCGGCGCCGCCGGCGATGACGAAGCCGTCGCGGTTGATGTCGTAGGCGCGCGAAGCGGTCGACGCCTTGTCGTTGAACTTCGACGACATGGCGCCCATGGCGTCGAAAAGGTCCGACATGGTCCAGTCGAGGTCCTCGTGGCCGCCGGCAAACATCACGTCCTGCTTGCCCCATTGGATCAGCTCATAGGCATTGCCAATGCAATGCGCGGAGGTCGAGCAGGCCGACGAGATCGAATAGTTGACGCCGTGGATCTTGAACCATGTCGCCAGCGTGGCCGACGCGGTCGACGACATGGCCTTCGGCACGGCGAACGGGCCGATGCGCTTCGGGCTGTTGTTCTTGATCGTGGTTTCGGCCGCTTCGACGATGGTTCGGGTGGATGGCCCGCCGGAACCCATCACGATGCCGGTCCGCTCATTGGTGATATCGCTTTCGCTCAGGCCGGCATCGGCGATCGCCTGGTCCATGGCGACGTGGTTCCAGGCCGCGCCCTGGCTCAGGAAGCGCATGGCGCGGCGATCGATCATCGGCGTGGGATCGAGCGTCGGCGCGCCCCAGACCTGGCAGCGGAAGCCGTGCTCGGCGAAGGAATTGGAAAAGCTGATGCCGGATTTGGCATCGTAAAGCGAGCTCTGCACCTCGTTGGCATTGTTGCCGATCGACGACACAATGCCGAGCCCTGTCACTACGACCCGTCTCATTCGCAACTCCTTCCGGCGTATCCGGGCGAAAAACCTAGCCGGTTTCCGCTTGTGATCATACGCAAATAAACTGACGTGGCGCCCATTGGCTACGCGACGCCGTGGCGAAAAACGGTCAGGCGGCCGACTGCTTGGACAGACCGACCTTCAGATCCGTAGCCGCGTATATGGGTTCGCCATCCGCCTTGAGCCAGCCATCGGCGATGCCGAGCACCAGCCGGCCCCGCATCACGCGCTTGAAGTCGACGCCGTATTCGACCTTCTTCACCGACGGCGTCACCATGCCCTTGAACTTCACCTCGCCGGTCGAAAGCGCCATGCCCTTTCCGGGTTCGCCCAGCCAGCCGAGATAGAAGCCGGTCAACTGCCACATGGCGTCGAGGCCGAGGCAGCCCGGCATGATCGGATTGCCGATGAAATGGCAGGCAAAGAACCAAAGATCCGGCTTGATATCGAATTCGGCGCGGATGAAGCCCTTGTCGAAAGCTCCGCCGGTCTCGCTGATCTCGGTGATGCGGTCGAACATCAGCATCGGTGGGTAGGGCAGCTGGGCGTTGCCCGGCCCGAACAGCTCGCCGCGGGCGCAGGCAAGCAGTTCCTCGTAATCGTAGCTGGACTTTTGACCCGCCATCAAATTTCTGTCCCCGTGTCCTTCGCGGGCGGCAGGGCGCCCTTCTCGTTGGTTTCCTAACACACTCTGTTTGCGGCCGGAAACCGGCGTTTGCGCTTAACCCGTGCGCCTGCCCGGGTCAATGCGCGCTATTGATCGCATTCGGACTACAGAATATATGTCGATTGATGTCCGGTTTTGGCATTTGACGTCTTTTTGCCACTCTGGACCTGTTGATGGGCTGGGCCGCAAGCTTCGACGCGAAGAGATGGATTCGGGCTACCGGAAGGAAAATGTCGCTGTGGACAAGCGGGTTCGCGAAGCCGGCCTGAGGCCGACGCGTCAGCGCATTGCGCTGGCCGATCTGCTTTTCGCCAAGGGCGACCGCCATCTTTCCGCCGAGGAACTGCATGAAGAGGCGCTCGCCGCCGGCGTGCCTGTTTCGCTGGCGACTGTCTACAACGCGCTTCACCAGTTCACCCAGGCCGGCCTGCTGCGTATCCTGGCGGTGGAAGGCTCGAAAACCTATTTCGACACCAACACGTCCGATCACCACCACTTCTACGTCGAAGGCGAGAACCGGATTTTCGACATCGAAAGCGGACCGGTGACCGTCTCCAACCTGCCGGCGCCGCCGGAGGGCATGGAAATCGCCAATGTCGACATCGTCGTGAGGCTTCGCCCGAAACGCGGCGACTGATCCCGTGGCGATGCGGCCCGTCGACCTGATTGCGCGGTTTGAATGGGTCACGGTCGCCGCGTTGGCCATCGTCTGCTATGCAATGGCCGGCTTTTCCTGGTGGCTGTTTGTGCTGCTTGTCCTGGCGCCCGACCTGTCGATGCTAGGCTACCTCGCCGGACCGCGAGTCGGCGCCGTCACCTACAACGCCTTGCATGTCCTGATTGCCCCGCTCGTCCTCCTGCTCGCGGCCGCGTTGCTCGGAGCCCCGGTCACGACCGCTGTGGCGCTGATCTGGATCGCCCACATCGCCATCGACCGTGCCCTCGGCTACGGCCTCAAGCTGCCCACCGGTTTTCAGGATACGCATCTCGGCCGCATCGGCCGCCCGCAGGACGGTGTGTCCAGTTAGGCTGGGTCGATTCAGGCCAGGCCCAGTCGAGAATGGCGGGTTTTCGAGAGCCGGAGCGGAGCGTACTTAAGATACGTGAGCACCGGAAGCGCAGTGAGCCGCCATTCGCAAACCGGCCTCACCTGAATATCGGCACGGCCTAGTTCTTGACCTTTTCGCCCGGATAGGCGCCCCACACCTGCGATTGCGCCATCCAGCCGGTATGGCCGTCGAAGGTCATCTCGCACCATTGGCCGTCGCATTTCTTGATCGAGCCGATCACGCCCGGCTCGATGATGGCGACGACACTCGCATCCTTGTCGGGTTCGTCGAGCAGGTTGATTCGCCCGCCCTTGCCGCGTTGCCAGGGCGCGACGATCGCGGTGCGGCGGCCGGAAAGCAGCGACTGGTTGATCCAGCCCTCCGAGCCGTCGGCATCGCGCACGCGGCGCCAGGTGTCGAATTCCTGGATGACTTCCATCGGCAGGCCGGCCTTCAGATACATCCAGTTGACGGAATAATTGGCGCCGGGGCCGACGCGCGAATTGACGCGGGCCGGCTTCAGGCTGACGAAACGCGGCAGCGGCAGGCCGCTCGGCCCGAGCGTTATGGTTTGGGCGGGTGCTGCGGCGCTCTGCGCCGAAGCCTGCGGCGCGCAAAGCAGGGCACCGACAACGGCAGCGCTGAAGGCCAGGCGAAGCGACGCGAAACCAGACACTTTCGTTCCTTTCGGCGCCGGTCCGTCGGGACGGGCGCCCCTTTTTCTTTGTCTTCGGCGGCACCGCTTGTTACAGGAGTGGGCTGATGCCGCGACTGGTTATAAGTTTCGCCGGTCTTGGTTAAAGAGGTCTCAACGAGATCGGTTTCGAGGAAGCTTCGGGGATAAAATGGCAGGCAAAAAACGGCCCCTCGTCGTCATAACGCGCAAGCTGCCCGATCCGGTCGAAACGCGCATGCGCGAG
It contains:
- a CDS encoding class I SAM-dependent methyltransferase, which translates into the protein MAPEPLKTLFYPFEAEALPLPRKDARVLFLGAEPGFRLPEGFAAALHCAQGFRPHFRALQASGYTVTSRPEGEDYDIALVLAGRHRGQNELSIAEAVERTAPGAPVVVAGGKDEGVDSLRKRINALSPLEGHLPKHHGVAFWFRRTGTQVAAALRASNPDLVIEGGFRTAPGMFSFDRIDAGSKLLAANLPGDLRGNVADFCAGWGYLAAEVLERSQGLTALDLYEADFGALEAARLNVHGVIEPRFFWIDLLTEAVERRYDAIVMNPPFHSGRAAEPGIGAGIIRAASKALKPGGRLFMVANRQLPYEQVLSAAFASHAEIARDNMFKVFSARR
- a CDS encoding putative bifunctional diguanylate cyclase/phosphodiesterase, with the translated sequence MPAVSNPKRTPLFRLITIASSGMGSFILGLWGLRFGFGDGMAGMPAETMAGVIAALCALAAGGAALSFFAGVDESEAYVFKETHFDKLTGLLSRQAMVGKIAEAASGTIRTGEPVFLIDIDIDRFKQINDAIGYSQGDELIRAFTTRLKENMPKNVTIGRIGAGEFAVLLPDRDLRGSIERLIERFINEMMEPYQLPSHLQSVSLSVGIVAMPKDGVDPVLILRRSNLALQNARASGVGNWSVFHADMGRVADYRQWIESELKTAFDRGDFSLHYQPQFNLPSGRVVGYEALIRWKHPERGMIPPVEFIPIAEETGMINPIGEWVLRKACSDARYLPQECFVAVNISPVQFMTRDFVGIVREVMESTGIKPSRLELEVTETAMMQDRDRAAAILEQLAEMGISVAVDDFGTGYSNLSYLIDFSFGKLKIDRSFVSRIDSDSSSGAIVSTIVGLSRALGVGIIAEGVETENQATLLRAAGCEVVQGYLFGRPAPLKVELGEARPAFGAREPARIVSVQ
- the fabI gene encoding enoyl-ACP reductase FabI, whose translation is MDGLMKGKRGLVMGVANDHSIAWGIARKLSEHGAELAFTYQGDAFGRRVKPLAEKVGASLIVPCDVEDSASVTATFETLGKAWGGLDFVVHAIGFSDKNELKGLYADTSRDNFVRTMVISCYSFTEIARNAAALMGNGGSMITLTYAGSVRVMPNYNVMGVAKAGLEASVRYLANDYGPRGIRVNAISAGPVRTLAGSGVSDARHMFSYQQRNSPLRRTVTIDEVGGSALYLLSDLSSGVTGEIHYVDSGYHIVSMPALEELKQNDG
- the fabB gene encoding beta-ketoacyl-ACP synthase I, which encodes MRRVVVTGLGIVSSIGNNANEVQSSLYDAKSGISFSNSFAEHGFRCQVWGAPTLDPTPMIDRRAMRFLSQGAAWNHVAMDQAIADAGLSESDITNERTGIVMGSGGPSTRTIVEAAETTIKNNSPKRIGPFAVPKAMSSTASATLATWFKIHGVNYSISSACSTSAHCIGNAYELIQWGKQDVMFAGGHEDLDWTMSDLFDAMGAMSSKFNDKASTASRAYDINRDGFVIAGGAGVLVLEELEHAKARGAKIYAEIVGYGATSDGYDMVAPSGEGAMRCMRQALSTVTSPVDYINTHGTSTPVGDSKEMGAIREVFGDKMPYITSTKSLTGHSLGAAGVQESIYSILMMQGGFIGESAHIEELDPEFEGMPIVRKRIDDAKIDTVLSNSFGFGGTNATLIFQRYSA
- the fabA gene encoding 3-hydroxyacyl-[acyl-carrier-protein] dehydratase FabA; the protein is MAGQKSSYDYEELLACARGELFGPGNAQLPYPPMLMFDRITEISETGGAFDKGFIRAEFDIKPDLWFFACHFIGNPIMPGCLGLDAMWQLTGFYLGWLGEPGKGMALSTGEVKFKGMVTPSVKKVEYGVDFKRVMRGRLVLGIADGWLKADGEPIYAATDLKVGLSKQSAA
- the irrA gene encoding iron response transcriptional regulator IrrA, translated to MDSGYRKENVAVDKRVREAGLRPTRQRIALADLLFAKGDRHLSAEELHEEALAAGVPVSLATVYNALHQFTQAGLLRILAVEGSKTYFDTNTSDHHHFYVEGENRIFDIESGPVTVSNLPAPPEGMEIANVDIVVRLRPKRGD
- a CDS encoding DUF4260 domain-containing protein; this encodes MRPVDLIARFEWVTVAALAIVCYAMAGFSWWLFVLLVLAPDLSMLGYLAGPRVGAVTYNALHVLIAPLVLLLAAALLGAPVTTAVALIWIAHIAIDRALGYGLKLPTGFQDTHLGRIGRPQDGVSS
- a CDS encoding SH3 domain-containing protein gives rise to the protein MSGFASLRLAFSAAVVGALLCAPQASAQSAAAPAQTITLGPSGLPLPRFVSLKPARVNSRVGPGANYSVNWMYLKAGLPMEVIQEFDTWRRVRDADGSEGWINQSLLSGRRTAIVAPWQRGKGGRINLLDEPDKDASVVAIIEPGVIGSIKKCDGQWCEMTFDGHTGWMAQSQVWGAYPGEKVKN